The Elaeis guineensis isolate ETL-2024a chromosome 11, EG11, whole genome shotgun sequence genomic interval TGCTTTTTGCAAACTGAAATGACATGTAAATAGGGATGAGGCAACTTATAAATAttgtataattttgaaaaaaatgatgtgtgatttgaaaaaaaaaaaactctccttTTTTCGTCTTTAGTTGAATATTTGATCTCAGTTATTCAATATGTGGATCCAAGAAATTCCAATGTTCTCGTTCTTTAATAAGTCAATGAGTACTTATTTGCTCTAGGAAGCATGATTTTTGCTTTCATCTGAAGTTTGACAGTCATTCTCAATTTTATAATACAATCAGGAATAGGAAGTAACAAAATGCTACTTATGAGTGATTTTGCTTTTTTAACAGTCTTATTTTCTATTATCTTCTATAGTGTCCTACTTAAAAGTTTTCTTTAGCATCACAGTTGAAATTTCTTGGTATCAAGAACAAagaattattttgaaatttagaGAAGATCTTCATTTTCCTGTCAGTTATATTTGGACTCCAGATGTTGAGAATAATGCTATGTAGTTTTCCTTTTCCCTTCATAAGGAAGCTGGTTGAACATCCTAATGAAGGTTTCTTAAAGGATTCGAGCATATCTTGCTGTATTTTCAATTCTTTTGTAAGAGAAAAGTGGCTTGATGATCTTCATTTCTTGAATCTCCTTAAAGGCAACTTAGCATTCTTATAGATAAAGCTGCCTTGTCAGTGGTGACAATAAAAGTATATGCTGCTTTCTCTCAATGTCATGTTATTTTCAGAAATTTATTCATGGGCTGAATCTAGATAAACAATGCTTGCTATGATCAGCCGGTTATTGATTACTCAAACGAGGAGCCTCAGAAGTTCTCAAACTCTACAGCCATGGATAAGTCTTATCAAGCTCCCTATgccagaacaacatccttagaggaTTCCACTGCCGGTAATGTAGAATATGCTCAGGTACCACCTGTTCTAAACTCTGAAATGGATAAAATGCCCAATGAGAGCATTAAGGCATGTGTGTCCAGTTTTGCCATGGACTCGAATTCAGTAGATCATACTCAGGAGTCACACAAGGAGCCTCGGAGCAAAGAAACAAAAGGTTTTAGAAAGTTATTAAAATTTGGAAGAAAGAGCCACATCTCAGCAACATGTGAGGGTAACCAAGATTCAGATGCATTGTCTATTGATGAGCACACTATAGCTGCTGCTTCGTCAAATGATGGTAAGACCTAATCTCTTGTACAAATCCAAATAATGCTTCTCACACCCATCATCTTGCGATTAAAGTTAAAGTTCTTTTTGTTCGTACAACCAATTTCCTCGAAACAAGTATAAAGTTTATTTCGGATACAGTGACACAGGATTAGACATCTCTATTCTGCACTAGTTTATTTTTGCATATACCAGATACAAGACAAATTCTGTTATTTTATTGTTAGAATCTGTAATTCCAGGCATTTTATTAAAAGCTATCATTCGACTTGTTATTAAAATTTcttattttaaagaaagtccacccccccccccctcctgcCCATTTTCCTTTTGATTAAACAGATGAATCAAATCCATCTAGTAGGGGTACATCCAATCAGATCTGAACAAAGAAGATGCCTGAACTGAGAAGGTGTAGCAGCAACATCTGTCTGTAGATTGCTTTCTTCATGTGAGATTCATGTGCTACCTTGGAAGCTTGCAGCTTGCTTGGAAATTGCAGCACTGCAGACCTGAAGTCATGAGAACCAATGCAGCATATATGTAAATGAAATTCATAAGATACACAAATTCACCACTTTCTTAATAAATATTTACCTCTTGCTCTGCTACAGACAAATGTTCAAGAGAAAAGCAACAAAGATGACTTTGTCAAAGAAAGAAAATATGGACAATTTCCAATTTACTCTGAAGGGAAATGAAAaagcatttttacttcataagaACCTTAGGCCTCGAGCACTAACGTGTCCCTAATTTACTGTTTTTAGTGTTTATATCTGATAGCTCTTTCTTTTATATTTCAGTTCATATGCTGAAGAATCTCATTTCCCAAAATGATAGCCATGCTGGAGGCACTCAAACTAAAGGTAGGTTATATCTTACTTTACGAGATCATGTGCATGAGAAGCAACAATTATCGAAGTATTTTAAAAAGCTTTCAGCAATTCTCAAAGTTGTTATCAGAAACAAGGTAGTAATGGAGGTTGACCATAAAATTGGATTTGCAACCTAAAAATAGGACCTGATGGTTCTTAGGTCTGACATGGATCACAGGTTTTGAATTGAATGTGGTTTCGAACATAGGTAATAGGTATCTTCAAATGCAAAAAACCAAGAACTTAGCCTCTTGGCGTTAATAAAAGTaacattattataaaaatatagataaatgctTCATCTCTCCCATTAGATCTGGATGTACATATATTCAAACCTGAAAACCTAATAGCTCTATCCCATAATATTAATATACATGAACTTCTATTATATAAAATTAGTCGAGTACTTTATCTTCTCGATTAGACGTCTCTGTAAGGGCAGTGAAGGTGGCAATGGTCCATGAGCTGACACTAAAAACTTCGACTCACATATTAAAAATAGGGTCAAATTAGCTATGAGGTTGGGTTAGGATCCCAGATGGGATTGAAAAACTAATCTGATCTTGTCGAGGGTATGGGCAGATTAAATCCAATCCAGAAACTTGACATCCAAATCTTTTGTAAGTTAACATCACTTGTATATATGTAAGAGCTTCGAGAGCCTTAATCCTTAAAAGAAGTCCAATCACATCTTGTTGACTATAGAACCAGTGGGAGTTAAAATATTCTGattattttgaaaagaatagcTCTATTGGGCTAAGAAAGTGGGGGTATAAACTCTTGGGAGGGACACCGATGCCATGCAATGAGAAATTCAACTACCACTTGATATCTGATCCTTAATCCAGTGTTTATTGGATCAAATATCGATGATGGATCGAACCTTGCAAATAACTTGGAAAATAAGATTCCAGAATAAACTTAAAATAATATAGCTGATGAACACTTAATATTGGATCCAGAATCTGTTTTGTTGTCAGATCCACTAGAATTGGaacccaatttattttttatggaaAAAGGATCTGGACCCAATTCAAGACAGCTTTTCTTGGAGTGAATTTTGGGTATGAGTCCCATGCTCCGACATGGAGTTGGATCTTTAGTTTAGATCCCTATTATGATAATTAAGATCTAGATCTAGATCAATGTGGTCTGTAAGTTGAGGCTGCCATTGCCACCAAGCCTGAAACTTTTTTCCTTATTTTACCCTGACTCAAGAAAAAATCTGTTTTTGGTGGTTCTGTTTTTTAACAATTTCCTGGTTTTTGGAATACTTTAGGCAGCATGTGGTATTTTGTGTTACAATCATCTTTTGTAAATTGAATTATGACTACTGCCCTTAATGAATTCTCCCTGAATCTCACTTAAAATACTATTGCTTGTGTTTTTGATGGGGTTGATCTTGCTCATTGACTTTATGCTTATTACAGGTTCTCGCCCCTTCTCCATTCTTTCACCCTTCCGCAGCAAGAGTAGCGACAAGAAGGTGTCTGCATGATAAGCCAATTCCTACAGTTCATGCAAGGTATGCTGTGTTTTCTATGGAAATATGGCTGAGAGGCTTTggtttttgatttgttatttgccGTTGTCTTATAAACAATAATGTGAAATTTGTATTTGtgaaaattcatttctttttgttGATGTCGGTTGTTGTAATGATCGACAACTATACCATTGGATGGGTAAAACAATAGCCTCTTGTCTGATAGCACTTTAATTGTACTCTGCTGTTTCTTTTTAAACGTTtcgacctatatatatatatatatatatatatatatatatatatatatatatatatatatatatatacttgtgAGAGAGAATGGGAAGCACTCGGCTGGGTTCTCAATAAGGTGGTGAAAGAAGGGAATACTGAAGTGACAAGCAGCTGAAATGGGCAACCTGTAAAAAAAGCAACCAAGCAAATATGAAGCAGCCCCAGGAAAGCGAACGTAAAGATGCGCCGAGCAGCGCAGGAGATTATCACAAGTCTGCACAAACTTTCTCATTGGTGGAGGACCTTCCCCAGGACACAGAACGGTTCCAAACCCAATGATTTCAGTTGGTCCACACTAGTTTCCTTCGCAGGTACATTACTCACATGGAAAAGCCCGTGGGCGACGATGAACTGAAGGTCTGTACATGTCCTTCCTGCCAAGCACCCACCTAGCCAGATCTGGCCATTCGAGGTTGTTGGACCTGATCCTGTTACCGGCTTGTCAACTTCCCCATTTCACTACCAAAGTGGTGGTACCTTGATGCCTCTGCGGTTAAGTCAGCAATCATGACTCATTGTCCAAAAAATGGATGGCATCATCAATGAGTACGAAAATGTGACCGCCAAACTCTTTTGCAAATGGTGCGGGCTATATGAACCCATTAGAAGCCGATGATTCAGGCCTTATCCATGATCTTCAGGTGAATCATATGACTAGCTAAGCTATCTTTGTGGCTTGGGTTACAATGTTAGTCAAGCGACACCTTGGATAGCAATGGTCAGAACCTATGCCCTAGAATTAAAACCATCAGCTCGGAGCAGCTGAGCTAGAGATGCAAACGGAGCCGGTTCATGCGTAAAACTATTTGAGCTCAActgaaatccaaatttaattcaattatcaTCAAAGTTGAgtaatttgaataattttttgaaccgAGTTCAAATAATAAAATACATGATTTAAAAGTTCACAAATCTATTCTTATATACACACACAAGTGCGTGCGTGCATGTATACTCGCAAAATCGCAAAATCCTCCGAGGTAATACTCTCATTTGAAATTCaaccaaaaagaaagaaagaaaaaaaaaaaaaaaaaaaagagagattcttTGCACACCGTGGGTGCTGTAAAACCACATACACCATCTGTGATTATTAGCTCATGCAGGtcagaaggaaaaaaaattttttcgcaCACCATGCCTTGGCCCAATGCCTGCACGGGCGGTGCATGCGTTCTGCACCTCccgcggtgcataaagaatttttcagaaaaaaagaaaagaagaagaagaagaggaagaaagaggaaggagagagaagaagaaaaagggagaatctCTTTCAAATAACGCACAGCAATTGCTATTCCAAGCCCGCCTTCCGTTATAATCTCATCCAACACTCATTCATTGTGATCCTATGTACGATCTGTCAGCAGAGACAGTATTGCAAATAACAAGCCACATGTTAGAGAAATAAATAGCAAAATTATGCATGGGACATCATAAAAACTTCAAATAAATAATATAGTTTCATAAAACTCAACACCAGCAAGAGCTCTCTATTCAAAATCCATCTTAAACATTAGCCAATCCGGACCACCTAatgacaacaaaaaaaaaaaaagattggcgCAGACCAACCAGACTTGGAAAAATTGCATCAATAAGGAGCTCAAGACGCATTTTGCTTCTTAAGTTTAGCAAGCTCTTGCTGGATAGCACCTCCCCTCTGAACATAGAGAATCAGATTAATAAGCAAAAGGGATGATTAGAGTAAACCATGAATACTTGTGTGCATGCCTGCATGCGCATACCCGTGTGtgcgcgagagagagagagagggtgggagagagagagagaactataAAGGACCTGTAACGAACCTTGATCCTTGCCAGCATGACCTTGAACCTGTCAAAGTCATTTAGTGAAGCTCTCCTCTTCTGCACGATGAGCTTCCTTCCCCATGAGCTGTTCTCCCATTTGTTCTTCACGTCTGCAATCAAAATGGATTAGCTGATGCACCACAGTGGATCACAGATTACTGGCTATATGTAATATCATACCAGCAGCTTCCATGGCAGCAATTAGGGACTTCTTTTTAGGAAGTCTTGGAATGTCAATCTTTATATCAGTCAAGGAAAGCCTCTTGAAATTCATTTGTCCTCGCACCATGTCAGGGGCATCAACCAGAGCCTAACAATTGTTTAACATGATACAAGAATCATCAAAATAATCATCAACTTGAGCATCCAAGACATAATGACTGCCATCAGAAAAACAGGTACAAGGCAGACTAGTATATGACAAGACATTTAATGCAAAGCTACACAAACAAGTCTAGTACATAATTGCACAAAATGTCACTGGAAACTTTACTGTTTGccataaacataaaaataaaaataaaaaataacaacaaGGATAACGATTACATAGGCATCATAATTTTCatcaatgaataaaaaattacttGTATTAGACAATGAAACAGCATGGGATATCAAACATGGAAGAGGATTCAAACGACCAAGAAACCAAAAGCGTTTCATTTGCTTAACACATTCTTGATGTTGAAGTTATTTGTTTAAGTTTGGCATGCAACAAAAAACACTGGACTCAGATCAAAAAAACCGCTTAATTCTTCACAACATGCAATAAAAAATAAGCTAAAACCTAGATGCCGTACTCCAACATGACACTAATTAGATTAAGGTAATATTATAATGTGATATTCTCATAGTAATTACCAGCATTGGAAACTCAAAGCCATGCAAGACTCGCAGAAATAAAATACAAGATGACAATCTCTACAAACAATTTGCATAAAGCACTCCTTCGTAACAATTGAATCAGCATAATATAAATCATGCTATCTCAAATAGCaccctaaaaaaattaaaaaaaaatccatcagggatagatctaaaaaatcaATTACAAATCATATAATCATCCCGAATATATTAACGATAGCAATGCTGATCGAACAATACAGCCCTAGAATTTTTTGCTATGAATATAGTAGTGCCTACCTTAAGAATATCGAATTATTTAGGACATCTAAATGGAACAAACAGAGGTTGGAGATAGGAATAAGAAACTGATGTACTCTTAATTTTCTCCAAAttaacacacacaaaaaaaaaaaaagatggctcGGCATTTGCAGGATATCAGGGGTTCATTTAAACAGTGAAGGGACTTGAAAAACCCCAGCTTTCTGAATAATTACTTGTATACTGTATGTGTATGTTTAAAGAATACGATCTTCCATTTCCatttcactcaaatcttgatCTTCCAAGCAACTCGCTCaacgaaagaaagaaagaaatacggAGAAGAACTATTCATAAAGCTGAGATCCCGAAACACCCGCATCAAGAACAAGTAAAAAAAATCCATGTCAGTGAAAgtaaataaattctagaaaaccaACAATCATCAAAAACGACATCACGAAATTAAAAAAACAGTCATCTATCAACAAACAATACAGATTTAATGTAACCAAAGAAAAAATACATCCAAATACAAAAGAATAATAAGGCATAATAAATCCACGAAACGAAAGGAGAGCTAGAAAGAGAGGCGTACTCGATTCTGATCGATAACATCGACGATGACGACAAGCCTGCCATAGTCCTTCCCATAGTTGACAAGCGCGACCCTCCCGATCTCCACGTAACGCTTGAACGGCTTCAGAATCCAACAGGAAAAAGCCCATATTAGCCAAAGAACAGTAAAAGATCGAAGGATTCGTCTAAAGAGACGAAGGAATCGACGGTATTAACAGGAAATGCGATCGGGGTTCTCACCATTTTGGGAGAGAAAAGAGCTGCGGCGTGCGAGGGAGGAGATGGAGCTAGGATTTTCCTCACGGCTTTAGGTCTGATGAGGTGGGAGTGCTTGGGGTTTTATCTCCTTCCCTGACCGTCCGATCTAGGGCACAAGGTCAGGTACCCAAAATACCCCTCCGGTTGGCTGGCGAGTGGCGATCTCCGGACCCCGTGGCAAGCCTGATTCAACTTCAGACTGGAACTGAATTAGAATACATTGTCAcgtgttttttttttgggtggttgGGGTGGGGGGGAGAGGAAATAGTTATAGTTTCATTGATTCGTTGGGTAAAATGTACAAAGAAAAGCACCCAAAATGCCTGTGTACGATGATCCCAAAAAGCAGACCAATAGTGTAAGAAAATTACATTAGATATACCTGAATATAAGATAAAGAGTAAGAACAAAAAATAACATCTaatatagtttttttttaaaataacatctaatatagtttttcttttttttaaatgtaGTATTTGTGTATCAAAAGAATGCATCGCACTATGATATGTTCATAATCAAAGTAGCAGCAGACTATACATTATAAAAGGTCGCCTCGTAGATGAGACATTACGGAAGTCAATTGAGCATTGAAGAGTATAGTCTAGATTCGGAAATAAGCAGCAGGGAATGATAACAGGTGTTGGACTTCGGCTAAGTAAATGTAAATAGGCAAGGATGGTATATGTGTATAGTTATGGAGTATAAGTATATCAGCAATCATATAAGTGTCCAATGCGGTTGAAGTTCATGACATTGCTGAAGCCAGCAGGTAGAGTAAGAATTGCTTCATAAATATTTGGTTACAGGCAACCTCACCTGAAGAACGGCAGGCATACATGAAAGACAGCAGGTAATGTGGAGCATGAGTAGGTGAAGATTGTGGTAAATCAACATCCATGAATCAATCTCAGTAAGTTGTAGTGCATAGTATTTGTAGACATTGTTTGAATGTGCGAGGCCAGTTGAAGAGGATGCACAACATATGCCAGTGACATAAGCATTTACAatcataaggagaagataatatgaaGAGCTGATATGAAGATACTGAAGGTTCTACATATCTTGAATATTGTGAGAagagtttttcctttttttggtggTAACAGAGGAAGCATATGTTATATTACAATAGAAAGTGTAATGTACAAAAAATTACAAGCAGCAAAAGTAGCTGACCAATAGAAACCAAAACCTGCTGGAAAGTTTTTACAGAACATACATA includes:
- the LOC140852616 gene encoding large ribosomal subunit protein eL14-like isoform X1, giving the protein MPFKRYVEIGRVALVNYGKDYGRLVVIVDVIDQNRALVDAPDMVRGQMNFKRLSLTDIKIDIPRLPKKKSLIAAMEAADVKNKWENSSWGRKLIVQKRRASLNDFDRFKVMLARIKVRYRGEVLSSKSLLNLRSKMRLELLIDAIFPSLVGLRQSFFFFVVIRWSGLANV
- the LOC140852616 gene encoding large ribosomal subunit protein eL14y-like isoform X2, with product MPFKRYVEIGRVALVNYGKDYGRLVVIVDVIDQNRALVDAPDMVRGQMNFKRLSLTDIKIDIPRLPKKKSLIAAMEAADVKNKWENSSWGRKLIVQKRRASLNDFDRFKVMLARIKRGGAIQQELAKLKKQNAS